In the Ricinus communis isolate WT05 ecotype wild-type chromosome 3, ASM1957865v1, whole genome shotgun sequence genome, CGATCTGCTTCATCCCTAGTGTGCCTTCTCTCCCCACCATGCCCTTCATAATCCTGATCATTTCTTCTCCTTTCATGCTGTGGTTCAGCATCCCTGATCTGGATTCTGCTACTTTTCACATGTAAATCATCACTCTTCCAACGGTCTTCAAAATTGTAATCATATCTGGCTGTCTTGCTACTTCCCTGCTGCTGATTTCTATGCTTCCCAAATGGACTTCTATTCCTTCCCACCTCACCATCCATATCAGAGTCATCCCCAGAATCATGTCGCCTTTTCAAATGCTGCTTCACCTCCTGGGTTCTATCCTTAGATGAGTTTAACTCAAACTTAGAATCACCAGAATGCCTCCCACGAGTTTTCTTGTGTTTTTCAGCTTCCTGTTTGGAGATAACCTTGCCaacatcaacatcatcatcagtTGCAGAGTCATCTGTGCTATTGCTGCGTCTTCTACTTCTATCATACTTCTCTAAAgttcccttcttcttcttcccatTATCAGAATCAGTGCTATCATCACTAGCAGAATCATCACTATCGCTGCCATGTCTTCTAGTTTTAGTAGGTCTCTCCAAGgatctcttcttcttcaccTTCTCATCATCAGAGTCGGTGCTATCTCTGTCATGTCTTCTACTTTTAGTGGGTCTCTCTAAGgatctcttcttcttcaccTTCCCATCATCAGAATCACTGCTATCACTGTCATATCTTTTACTTTTCGTGaatgttttcttcttccttttcccaTCATCAGAATCAGTACCATCATCGCTAGCAGAATCATTACTATCACCAGCATGCCCTCTGATTTTAGTGGATCTCTCAGCagttttgttcttcttcttgctCCCAATGCCAGAATCAGTGTCATCATAGCTAGCAGAATCCTCACTATCACTTCCATGTCTTCTGCTTTTCATGGATTTTTCTGCTCTATTCTTCTTCGAGTTCCTCCCATTGTCAGAATCAGTGTCATGATAGCTAGCAGAATCCTCACTGTCACTGTCATGTCTTCTGCTTTTCGTGGATTTTTCTgttctattcttcttcttcttcctcctgtTGTCAAAATTGTTATCATCATCACTAGCAGAACCATCGCTGTAACTGTCAGGTCTTCTGCTTTTCTTGTGATTTTTTGAAGTTTGATTCTTCTTACCATAATCAGAATCGGAGTCAGTTTCAGTATCAGAAGAATCATCCTGATTCCTTCTACTCCTACTTTCCCTCTTCTTGTGGTGCTTTAAGTCATCAGCTacatctctttctttcttcttctttctcttgtcATCCTTCTCGACCTTTATATCTTCAGTTGTATGTTTTTTCCTGCTAAAATCTCTATCCAGAAAGGAATGTTCGCGTCTCTCGATCCATTTGCTATCATCATTTGAACCACTCTTTCGACTGTTCAATGGTCCATCATCATTTCCATCAGCAGTTATCTCACCAGGTTCAGCCATTGCTATCCCCAGAGCAGCCCTTAATGTTTCCATCTGTCTCTCCTTCCTAGCAGCAATTTGATGGGACTGTGTATCGGAAAACCTGATTAAaccaacaaaattattttcatttcacCATAATAAAGCAAGAATCATAGGCACATACTACAACTACTGTTATCTTTAACTACATCAACTGAAAATCTTACTGCGTAGAGGAGCCAGTCTCTAAAATATTGCAGCTACTACAAGCATATAAACAAAGTATATTGAAGGTGGAGCTTCCACCAGCGATTACAAACATCAATAGAATTTAGAAACAAATCAGATAGACCAGCGACCAAAGGGGTGGTGTAAGGTGTTCCAGTTGCCTAAATTAAACTCATTTTGACACAATTAGCAAACAACAATATGCGTGATACTAAATGCAATTTTACTAATCCATTAcgacaaaataaataatgaacaaAAAGTTGACACTGTAATAACAAtataagcaaaaataaaagaaaaaatagaaaaaattgttACTTTGACTCCGTAACCACAAGAGCAGCAGGTCCACCACCTTCCTCAGAAGAAGCAGCAGCTTCCAAAGTTTTTCTAGCTTCATcgactttttcttttacctcAGCATCAGTATAACCTTGCTCAATTAACTTATCTTCAAGTACAACAAGCTTAAGTTCAATTTGGCGCTTGCGATCATGCTCAAGGATTTCCTTATTAGGTTTCCTAGTGATTCCAGCAGTGCCTTGATCACCCTCAAACCCTTTAATGTTATGAGCAACTTTACCAGTCCTTGGCTTGACAAAAAACTTGTTTGTTTGTATGTACCCATTTGTCCCTGACCCTCTTGGGGTCTGTAATCCTATTCCGTTATACATTTCACTGCACAatcaaaattgaagaaaacaaatttaGCATCACATAAACCCTAAGGTGCCTTTTGAAAGTCTAAAGAATGCAGAAAGTCAGTCAAATTCATCTCCACTTAGTCAAAACTTGTGTCTGAAAATCTcataattactaaaaaatttaattcttttaacttccaaacaaaataatttgaaagaaacaaaatcatCAAACGATGACATGATTTTGCGAGAATTCAATCCCCCGCcgaaaatagaaaacaaatcTGAAGGGTAACATGTCTAATCTAAAGAATAAAGCATCGAGTAAGTATAAAACAATGATCGTTCGTAGCCGAAATTTAAATCATGGAAACAATAAAGTTAATATTCATTCCGAGACCCTAAGCAAAAATTCATTACCAGACAAAACGAAAACGATTTTGGAGAAACAAGAATTACGAAAAAGGACGGAGAATCGAGCAGCAGTATTCTAAGAAAAATACTAGCTTCGGATATTTTTGGAATCGAGGATATTGGAAAATGAAGTGAAGGAATGAATggttagagagagaaatcgacaatagaaaagaaagggCTGGGTTCAGCAGGGTCCGAATCGTCTTGATAGTTCGGgtattttaaaagagaaagtGGATCATATTTccctttatatttttcaaataaggttatttcacttttttttatgagaagataaattcattaataaagtGCTCGACTCAAACAATAATAAATCCATAAAACAATGCAAATAAACGGTGCGGGCTTACAAGGATTTGAACAGAACCCAAAGAAAGCCCAATAAATCAACTTCCCAAATCAGCGAGAAACTTTTGAACAACTTCCTTCCATTTTCAACGTCGTTAACAGAAGCGGGTAATCGTGATTCTCCACCAATTACAAATCTCTCCGCGGGTATActttatatacaaataatatttacataataataataataataaataaatatagaatattaatattcaaGTTAAATACAAACAATAGTTTGCTTTGTGGATCTGTTgtattatgatattttaggataatatattctcatttatcaaattattataatatttaataattataactaaataattcagaatttttatatatttatcattatataacaattaaattaaatatataaatatccaAACACAAAAGTTTTAACATATAGAAAAAGTTTAGTATATCTACTCATTTATTATACATACTGATATACTAACTAATATGTTactttaattaaacaataattgtacctataagaaatcaaacataattaatgtattaactaataatcatttttttgttaaataataattcttaatcttaaatagtattaattatatttctagtATTAGctattataaatatagtaatattttaattcatagaTACTGTGCTAATTTGTAacttttgtattttaaattttcttttacttttctgtataaattataatacaaattaattaagtaatttattatttttataattaaataatgattctaattgtAAAACTAGCGtataatcaatatattaattagcAATGTTACTTTCTTAATTATGTAATGATTCTTAAttctgaaaaatattaattacattttaatatagttatgTTAAGTATAAccaatatattaattaataattaataaaattttctcaCCTTAAGAAATTccaacataaatattaatataaactttaaaatattatcatcaaaaaatataatatgtaaatataaaaatgaatgtttataaataataacaacataaagaataaaagttcagtaaatatcataaatacgataaataagatcaataacatttaataataataatactacaATACATACATAGAAAAttatagtatataaataacttattataacatttatttataattatttatcatattattgtaattaaactaataaattctattcttattttattaaatgtattaacaaactaaataaatattgcaaattaaattaataaaataaacttaaaacaatatctttcatttaaatattaacataTGTATTCATATTCAGTTTAgcattaattaaattgtattcatataaatatttattaaataattttataaaatttatatgaatacAATTTAAAAGCATCTCACTCTCACTGCACTACACTACACTACTCCATGCCAACTATAGATATCAACCATAGGATTTAGTATAGTAGATCCTAGTCCCATTACACATTCAGCACCAGACGACACTGGAGATGGCAAACAATAATAGGCGACGACACCGGAGATGGCAAACAATAATAGGCGGCGACACCATATGCCGGTTGTGATAGAAAAGCAGCTACATGTGCCGCCACATTCAATATttacttgtttgatttagtcactggtgtttgatttaattactctttttgaaattgtttggtttatttatttattttggtgtTTAGCATGGATCAATGTTGGCAATGATAGTTCAAATAGTGGTGGTGGTGAGGGTAGTCGACTGGATGGAGTCATactcttttgattttctaattttaatttatttattatgatttaattttttattatttattttaattaatctagtTCAACAACTTACTTGTATtttttaggaaaagaaaacataaaaaagagTCATATGTAACATTATTAGTTTTGctcaaagaaatttttttttatcagtttatattttaatgaatttcacaactaattgagaaattaccatatttttagtttaaatttagctaatatttttgaaaaatagtgaatagtaaaattaagacaaaataaataaaaacgaGTTTATTACTTTCTCCAAACAAATGAAAGGCATTTTAAGAATCATCGTAAATCTCCCATGTATCTTTTGCCAAAGGAAAAATATGCATTTTGGCCCCAGGGTTTTACACTAACGAGTAAATTGACTcctattctatttttttggcgtcaaaaattgaaagaacAATTCTTTTGGCACTTTGACACCTTTACTAATGGTGCCTTATTAAGTTGGAAACTTCTGTTTGCTGCAAGTTATGTACCATAAGCATAAGATGGTGTTGTAAAAAAAATGGACATTAGTCGAGTTTAAAGGAGATGTTTAATAGAAATTGCTTGTATCTTGATATGTTATAGATTGTTACAAGACATCATTTTTATGCTTAGCTCTTTccaattttattcatttaaatatatacttcGAAATTGTATTTCTTATGCCAACCATATTATTGTCTAAACCAAAGTTGCTTTCTTTCGATTATAGTCTTTATTTGATCACCACTATATTCACCAACACTGTTTTGATTGCTTCTTTTGATGATGGGCCAATTGGGTCTCTGTTTCTGTCGTTGCATAGAAAGTTGTTTTGGCTTAGCACCCATATGATTAAATTGGATAAGGTGGTtgttgaaaatttaaatttctgtCTATATATTTAAGTGAAGAGAGTTGTAATTAGTTTGAAGAAACGTGTGATGTTTGATTGGTTATaatcaattttgcattttaAACTACTTTGACATTGAATTCATTTCTTGTTGCAtgcaaatcaaatacaaaaagGAATATTTAAACTTCAAGAAATAAAtcacatttttatatttcaagcAAAAAATTTAACCCAAACCCATGAAGAGATTTCTTCATctcaattctttaaaaataataaaaataataaaaggtttaagaaaataaaaatttgggaataaatatatatacaatataaacctatatatataaatatcaaaactGGTGACTAAATGATACCGACAAAGAAAGCAAgatctcaaaaaataaatagctcTCAAGAGATTAGTTGAAGCTCttatatgttttctttgtAAAATAATGGCAACAACCTAAGAACTGTTGATCTAGTTGTTGCTGATGTTGCTCGGGACTAGCGGTATTATTACCACTAAATTCAACTGTCCATTAAGTTTTTTCACAGCTACTATTAGTGTCAAGATCAAAAGTGACCTCTTGTTAGATTCTAATTTCATATTCAAGTCTCAAACGTATGCCACATAAGCTTGCAGCAAATGGATGTCCCCAACTTAATAATGTAGCGTTAGTAGAGGTGCCAAAGTGTCAAGAAAATGTTGCTGTTTCAGTTTCTTGCACCAAAAAATAGAGCAGGGGTCAATTTGCTTCTAGCATAAACCTTAGGGCCAAGAATGCACCTTTTTGCCCTTTGCCAAAACAACTACcaaataatttcaaaacaaACCGTGGTCAGCCAACTATAGTTTAACCTGCTTGTTATTACACGCTCATCGCCACCGCACCAGTTCAcaaaaaactatataaaaataattaaataatcaaagcaattaaacattttctttctattctttctttctttattttttttaaacgcTCTTGAAGATTCCGTTAGGACTTTCTATTAAAGCCGTGAGGACATACTGTAGATGACAAAAGcgatattaataaaaacaaaacgCCGTAACATGACACTGGATAGACGGACTTGACGGTTCAAAGTAGGAGAAATACAAACCGttagataaaagaaatcaagGATCAGAAATGCTTAGCGTTAAACGGTCGGACATAACGGGGTTTGAAGAGGAGAGGAGGCATTTcgtttcttttctctattagAAAAGCAGCTATTTGCAGTATTTGTTgtctctctcttctctctctctctggtTTTTTCCTCTGcgaattttctcttttatccTTTCTGCTTTCGCGGTAAACAAACAGGATATTTCGAGCTTGACGAGAATTGAACTGATAAATGTTGAGGATCTGCAACTAGTTGAGAGAAGAATACTTTTGGTGTTCATGTAATAAAATCTGAATACATAACTGGTTGATGTTTATCTTATTTATAGTTCGACAGG is a window encoding:
- the LOC8275627 gene encoding protein starmaker, which produces MYNGIGLQTPRGSGTNGYIQTNKFFVKPRTGKVAHNIKGFEGDQGTAGITRKPNKEILEHDRKRQIELKLVVLEDKLIEQGYTDAEVKEKVDEARKTLEAAASSEEGGGPAALVVTESKFSDTQSHQIAARKERQMETLRAALGIAMAEPGEITADGNDDGPLNSRKSGSNDDSKWIERREHSFLDRDFSRKKHTTEDIKVEKDDKRKKKKERDVADDLKHHKKRESRSRRNQDDSSDTETDSDSDYGKKNQTSKNHKKSRRPDSYSDGSASDDDNNFDNRRKKKKNRTEKSTKSRRHDSDSEDSASYHDTDSDNGRNSKKNRAEKSMKSRRHGSDSEDSASYDDTDSGIGSKKKNKTAERSTKIRGHAGDSNDSASDDGTDSDDGKRKKKTFTKSKRYDSDSSDSDDGKVKKKRSLERPTKSRRHDRDSTDSDDEKVKKKRSLERPTKTRRHGSDSDDSASDDSTDSDNGKKKKGTLEKYDRSRRRSNSTDDSATDDDVDVGKVISKQEAEKHKKTRGRHSGDSKFELNSSKDRTQEVKQHLKRRHDSGDDSDMDGEVGRNRSPFGKHRNQQQGSSKTARYDYNFEDRWKSDDLHVKSSRIQIRDAEPQHERRRNDQDYEGHGGERRHTRDEADRKRGRYQRDEEKDEYGKSGKDDDNQWHGSQRRARGEEEERGSRGQDGWDYEDHGREKRHRGDEEECKENKYQRDEEHDDKYGRHRKVDEDHRNGSRRRGRSEEEERGNKSHERDEQMDYSKKARHNDSRVNERKSYASEKRDGDRARFRD